Within the Candidatus Epulonipiscium sp. genome, the region ATGATAGAAAATGTAGCTGAATCCCTGTAATATGTATCAACCAATCTTAGTCCTTTTTCCTTTGATACGAAAACTGCACCAAAAGAACTGTTTATAAAAGGAACGATATCTTTTAAAGCTATTCTAAGCAATTCATATTTATCAAAGTTTGAAGTTACTTCTTGACTAAAATGAAATAAATTCTTTAATTCTTCTACTCTTCTGTTTAATTCAATGTTCATTCTTTCCATTTCTTCCGTATATGCTTTAAGCTGAGAATGGGCAGCCTCTAACTCAGACTGTCTATTAATAAGTTCTGAGTTCTTAGATTTTAATTGCCTTGAATACTTATCAATTTCAATCTCATCTTCTTCTAATTGAACTTCTCTTTCATAAAGCATAGAAAGAACACGGTTGAATTCACTTTTTAATACATCCATCTCTCCCGTATAATGACCTTCTATCAAAATCCCTTTTTCTTTTATTTCTTCCTCTAAATATTTATTAATAGCAAGTACTTCTTCTAAAAGACAATCCATTTCACGTCTTGGCATATGCTTAATCCCCTCTAAATTATACATCTAGTTGTCTTTTACATTTTATTAATGCCTCTTCTAATCTTCCCTGGTCAAACGGTTTAACAATAAAATCCTTAGCCCCTGCCATTATGGCTTTAATAACCATCTTTTTTTGCCCCATGGCAGTACACATCAAAATATAGGTGTCAGGCTGTTCTTTTAATATCTCCTTTACGGATTCAATCCCATCCATTTTGGGCATAACTATATCCATAGTAATCACATGTGGCTTAAGGTCTTTTGCCTTTTTGATAGCATCTTCTCCATTAAAAGCTTCCCCAATTACCTTATGGCCCATTCCCTGTATCATGTTTTTTAAAACAGTTCGTACAAAAGCAGCATCATCTACAATCAATACTGTCATGTTAAACCTCCTCTTTGGCATTTATTTAGAGGAATAATAAATTTATTTTATCATCATAACTGCTCTATTTCAATGGGTAAGTATAATCAATTTCATTCTATTAAGCAAATCGCTTGGGAGGAAATACCTCTACCTTCTCCCGTAAATCCTAAACCCTCTTCGGTTGTCGCCTTAATATTTACTTGATTGATATTGATATCTAATGCCTGGGCGATATTCTTTCTCATATCTTCAATATAAGGAGCCATCTTAGGCTTTTGTGCAATTATAGTTGCATCGATATTTATAATAGAAAATCCATCCCTAGATAATATCTCCCTAACCCGTTCTAGTAGCATAATACTCGATGCATCCTTATATTGTTCCATTGTATCGGGAAAGTGTCTTCCAATATCTCCCTTTGAGGCTGCACCTAGAAGTGCATCCATTATGGCATGGGTAAGAACATCAGCATCAGAATGGCCCATAAGCCCCTTATCGTAAGTGATTTCAACCCCACCTATGATTAATTTCCTATCTTCTATTAATCTATGCACATCATAACCCATACCAATTCTCATACTATTCTCTCCTTCTATTATTTTTGTTTTTCTACAATTTATATCAGGTGTTGAGATTTTTTTACATTTATTATATACTTTAATATATGTTAAATCTAGTACCATTTATAGGAGGGATTGCCTTGATTCCAAAAATACTAATATATGATAATAGTGTATTGCAACGCCGAAACCTAGTTGATTTTATAAATGAACTCCAACTTCCTGTGGATATTTATGAGTCTGGAGATTTCGAAGATACCCTAAGTCAAATGAAAACCAGAAACTTTGATATTATTATTACTGATGTCATTATAGAAAATATGAGAAGCATTGATACTATCAAAGAAATAAGAGATCTATACCCATATACATTTATCGTATTCGTAACAGCCCATAAGGATTATATCCTAGAACTACTAACATACTGCAGATGTTATGACTATATTACAAAACCAGTCAATAAGGAAAGGTTTCAAGATACTATAAAACAAATTCTTAAAAAAATAGAACAAAAAGATTTTAATCTTGATAGAACTAAAAACGAAAAAAATCTTATCACCCACTACAATAGCGAAACATATGTAATTCCCATAGAGAATATCCTATTTATTGAACAACAAGGATACCTCTCCATTATACATACACATCACCGTATTTATCAATGCGTATCTACTTTGATTAACATGTATAATAGCCTTAATGATATTTTCTATTTAACCCATAAGAGTTTTTAGTAAATACAAAAAATATTGACTATATATCTTATAATAGAAAAAGCACCAGCGATATATTTTTTATAAACTATGATAAAACGGCGCTACTTAGTGTTAGGAAAAAAACCGATTTTAAAAAGTTTATTAATAATCTATAATTTACAAAGTCCAACTTTTTTCTTTATATTCAAAACCTTATTATGGTATCATATAATAATATACTAATTCTTACACAATACCCTATATATTTATTACTTTCATCAAATTATAGTCAACGTTAATCAAACCTATATTTCATTTTTTTACTATTATCTGTATAATAAAACTAGAAAAGTAAGGAGTGTAGAAATGGCAAGCTTTTTTCTACTTCAGTTTCTCGAGGGATTTGCATTATATCTCATTATTATTACATTGGCAAGAAAAAAAGGCAAGATATCACTGTTCATGCTCTTTTTTCTTACCATTTTACACGGAAGCATTTATTATGTTATTGATAAACTTTTTCCTTTTCAGCTCCATGGATTAGTATTAATTATTTTATCAATACTTATTAGTTCTTTAGTATTAGAGTTAGATTTTATTTTAGCTACAATAAGTGCATTAATTTCTATATTAGTTATTATTAGCCTAGACTTTACAATTAGCATGTTATGTTTAGCTATTATAAAGATTCCTATTACCGAAATTATTAATAATACCTATATTAGAACGAATTTAACCTTTTTTGTACAAGTTTGTTTTTTAGGTGTAGCTATTATATTAAATAAAAAGAATTTTACTTTACCCAAAAAATATTTTGTTACTAAAAAAACCAGTATATTAATTTCTTCTCTCTTTTTCATAATATGTGTATTTGCCCTATTTGCTCTTATTATTAGTAGCCTTATTAGCTCTTTGCAGAGCTTAATGTACGTTTTTCTGATTATTACTTTTATATCTTTTTCATTTGTCATTTATAAATTAAATCAATATATCGTTTATATGGCAATGAAGGAAATTCAATTAGAAGAACAAAAAAATATATATAGAATATATAAAAGAACTAATGAACCACCTAAAATCCCAAAGACATGAGTTTATTAATCATATAAATGTACTATATGGCCTTGTACAGATAAAAGACTTAAGCCGTTTAGAAACTGCTAAAAGGTATATAGAAAACCTGAATATAACTATACAAGGAACTTCAAAGGTTATGGCCACCAATGAACCAGTTGTTTCCGGTCTTTTATTTACAAAAACAGCCATAGCCGAACAAAAAATATAGAGCTAGATGTACATATAACTGATAAATTTACAGATACAAGTTTATCCCTTACGGAAATATCTGTTATCCTTAATAATCTTATCAATAATGCTATAGAATTTACCGAAAATCTTCCCGAAGAAAATCGGTATATATATATCGAGATTATTGGAGATGAAGATAATATATACATAGATATTTGCAATGAAAATAATAATCAACCTATCAAGGATATGACAGTACTTTTTAATAAAGGCTTTTCTACTAAACCCAATAGTTTAGATTCTAGGGGGTTTGGTTTATATAATGTAAAAAACATTATTGAGAAGCACCGCGGTATAATCACAGTGGAATCTGACTCCCATGAAACTAGTTTCAAAATCACTTTACCAAAAAAATTTTAAAGGAGAGAGTTATATGAAAAAGAACATGTTAACAGCTTTAAAATGGATTGGAAGTGCCTCTCTAGTTTTTGCTGGATTATTTTCTACTTCTGCATGCTTTATAATTTGTTCACAACCTAAATGCCCGAAGTCTTTACAAAAGTAACATATTAATATAAAAATAACAGGTAATCCTACCTGTTATTTTTATATTCTATACTTATTTGCTCCTGTTCTATTAATATCATATAGATTATAATCATTGCCTCAAATAATATGGAATGCATTCCGATGTATTTCCATGGGGAAGATATAAAATATAAAACTATCACCCAGAAAGTAGTCATAGCTATTGCTATCCTTTTAATTTTTTTCCTTCTTTTACTACTTATGATGGGTTGATTTCTATGATCTGCTGGGGCAAAAATATATATTATTATAAATACAAAGATCCCTTCAATTAAAAAGAATATATCATTTTGGATATATAGCCCCATAAATACTGTAGCATATATTATTCCCATACTTACTATGAAGCATTTAAAATAACTATCTGCATGATACCCCCCTGCCCATATCCTAACGGAGCCAAACACAAGTATGGCAAATATCCCATACCATAGATATCCACTAAAATATAATAACAAACCAATAAAGAATAATTTTACCCCCTCGCTCATAACAGATTGTAAGCCATATTGTATCTGCCTAATTTGTTCATGGGTGTAAAGCTTACTTTTATACATCTGATAAGATATCCTTGCCGCCAATCTATCAATCATTACAACACCTCCAAAAGTAGTGATTTATGTAATATATTGTAGTATATGTATATAATACTATATAATATAAAAAAACACAATCAAAAGACCAGTATTCCTACTGGTCTTTTGAAAATAGCGGAGGACGGAGTCGAACCGCCGACACTACGGGTATGAACCGTATGCTCTAGCCATCTGAGCTACTCCGCCATATTTAGTTTTATTTTGGTGGGCGCAATAGGGCTCGAACCTATGACCCCCTGCTTGTAAGGCAGGTGCTCTCCCAGCTGAGCTATGCGCCCAAAATAATTATAAACGACCCAGAAGGGACTCGAACCCTCGACCTCCGGCGTGACAGGCCGGCGCTCTAACCAACTGAGCCACTGGGCCATTAATTTGGCAGGGGCAGCAGGACTCGAACCCACGACATTCGGTTTTG harbors:
- a CDS encoding response regulator, whose product is MPKRRFNMTVLIVDDAAFVRTVLKNMIQGMGHKVIGEAFNGEDAIKKAKDLKPHVITMDIVMPKMDGIESVKEILKEQPDTYILMCTAMGQKKMVIKAIMAGAKDFIVKPFDQGRLEEALIKCKRQLDV
- a CDS encoding 2-C-methyl-D-erythritol 2,4-cyclodiphosphate synthase — its product is MRIGMGYDVHRLIEDRKLIIGGVEITYDKGLMGHSDADVLTHAIMDALLGAASKGDIGRHFPDTMEQYKDASSIMLLERVREILSRDGFSIINIDATIIAQKPKMAPYIEDMRKNIAQALDININQVNIKATTEEGLGFTGEGRGISSQAICLIE
- a CDS encoding response regulator transcription factor; amino-acid sequence: MIPKILIYDNSVLQRRNLVDFINELQLPVDIYESGDFEDTLSQMKTRNFDIIITDVIIENMRSIDTIKEIRDLYPYTFIVFVTAHKDYILELLTYCRCYDYITKPVNKERFQDTIKQILKKIEQKDFNLDRTKNEKNLITHYNSETYVIPIENILFIEQQGYLSIIHTHHRIYQCVSTLINMYNSLNDIFYLTHKSF
- a CDS encoding GHKL domain-containing protein — its product is MYKNSHSRTKNIELDVHITDKFTDTSLSLTEISVILNNLINNAIEFTENLPEENRYIYIEIIGDEDNIYIDICNENNNQPIKDMTVLFNKGFSTKPNSLDSRGFGLYNVKNIIEKHRGIITVESDSHETSFKITLPKKF
- a CDS encoding cyclic lactone autoinducer peptide, which encodes MKKNMLTALKWIGSASLVFAGLFSTSACFIICSQPKCPKSLQK
- a CDS encoding accessory gene regulator B family protein, producing the protein MIDRLAARISYQMYKSKLYTHEQIRQIQYGLQSVMSEGVKLFFIGLLLYFSGYLWYGIFAILVFGSVRIWAGGYHADSYFKCFIVSMGIIYATVFMGLYIQNDIFFLIEGIFVFIIIYIFAPADHRNQPIISSKRRKKIKRIAIAMTTFWVIVLYFISSPWKYIGMHSILFEAMIIIYMILIEQEQISIEYKNNR